From the Scomber scombrus chromosome 22, fScoSco1.1, whole genome shotgun sequence genome, the window GGTTCTCTGTCCTCAGTTGGTCCTGAGGAAGTGGAGCGAGCTGATTCCCGGCGGAGAGTTTCGTTGCTTcgtcaaagaaaacaaactgattgGTAAaaccctccctctgtctttatTATGTGTGATTGCCTGTTTCCGAAAAACTGCCGCAGCTCAGGCTTTGTCGCCCTGGAATTttgataaataaacacattgatTGGAAGATTATAGTGCTTGATGTTAACTGAAAAGATCACATTTTATATAACGAGCCACAAGAATTGCAGGAGTTTTCGAATGATTGCTGGAAGAAAGagtgaaactgaaaaacaaaaaaaatcactatctGCTTGAGGGAATGGGCGCTGGACAAGAAGCAAAAGGCCTGATAGGAAAAGAGAATAATTATAGCAAATCTTTCCAGCGATGTTCAAGCGCTACCTTTTCAAGCGCtacctttttctgtctcattttaGAACCAATTATAAACTTCAATTTGAGCTcctctgattgtgtgtgtgtgtgtgtgtctgttcccACCCAGCCATCTCCCAGAGAGACTACACTCAGTATTACCAGCACATCttgaagcaggaggagcagaTCTGTCACGCCATACACGAGTTCTTCAGCCAGCACATCCAGTACAACTTCCCAGACGAGGACTGTGAGTAccacttgtaaaaaaaaaaaaaacaacactttttttacagatttaagttttttttcttgtgtgaaAGTGGGAGATACAgtgaattaaatataattttttttgtttttacagttgtgTTTGATGTTTACAGAGACAGTCAGGTAAGCACTGATTCATTTTCATATGGCAAACTTGGAAAATAGCATTCCTAACTTAATTGCACCCATTTATCTTGAACCTTTCAAAATAAGATTGTTGATCTTTATACATGGCGGTACACCTTCCCTTTGTTTTACATCTTTCACACTTTACGAGGCATTTAATAGGTTTTCTGGCACTGCATGACATTaacctttcaaaataagagtGTTGATGTTTATACATGGTGATACaccttttcctttgttttacaTCTTTTTCATACTTTACGGTACCGCATGACATTAACCTTTCCAAATAAGAGTGTCAATCTTAATACATGGCCATACACCTTTCTTTTACATCTGGGTGTATACTGGGCTGCATTAAAGGTCATTTACATATTGCGTGTGTTGCAGGGAAGGGTATGGCTGATTGACCTGAACGCGTTTGGCGAGGTGACCGACTCCTTGCTGTTCAGCTGGGAGGAGCTGACGTCTGGTGGGATAATCAGCCAGCAGCAGGTCAGCCGTCACGACACGTTCGCTTTCAACAGCTGTGTTTATTTCAATGTCAGTTTGCACCTGGATGAAGCTGAAGCCCAAGCCTGAGTTTAAGCACGAACAAGACTGTTTTgtaattactgtgtgtgtgtgtgtgtctgtgtgtaggaAGGCCCGGCGTTCCGCTACACCAACAGCGAGGTGACGGTGCAGCCCAGTCCCTGCCTGAGCTACAGGATCCCCCGCGACTTTGTGGACCTCTCCACTGGAGAAGACGCTTACAAACTCATCGACTTCCTAAAACTGGTAAGATGGATCTAGTTAGATGTTAATCACCCATCAGCGTTTGCTCTTCAAGtcactcctctctccatcttttgaGGCTTGCATATTATGTGTGGACCCACTTTCAAACTGCCTGTTTGATAGTTTGTTTCCAGACCACAGATGTAATTTAGCTGTTTATAGTTCACcctaattacatttacattgatGTTGTTGCAATGTCAGCGTTGATTGATGTGCATTTTaactgcaaataaataaataatgattccAGTAATGAACTGAATGAAATAATGCCAGTAGAAATCACATCTTGCTACTTAACGAAACCATAAAATGCTGGAATGCTGCACTGAGCTCGGTAAACATTAGAGAGGAACCCTGACAGCCAAACAAGTCTGTAATAGTGTCTCCTAGTTCATTAAAGTTGCCCAAATCAATACTTTTACCTGAATAATGAGTTAAATGTAAAGTGTTATTCAGACCAGATCAGGGGTAgggatgtttttatttctaactttcgtgaaacaatcagaaaatagcattttatttctttcatttatgtGCTTTCTTGCTACCTCCgatctctgtgtctctctctttctttttgtctttttaaaaataagtctAGAAGTCATCGGCAAAGcctaattttacattttaatattatcaaacaaagagaaaagctCTGATCAGTCTGATCACCAGCTGTGATTGACCACCACAGCATAACATTGGGTTGCGTTTCTCAAAAAGTTGATTCCGGTTCTGATTCTTTGTTGTGCTGCCTCACAGTGACCAGACATTAATGAATGCTAGTTAAGAGTAACTCTgaaattaaaggaccagtgtgtgggATTTATCATCAAACgatgaggttgcagattgcaaccagaTGAATACACTGAGAATCTACAGTGGCTGTGAAAATCGTTTCCATCTCCGTAGTATATTACAATTCTGTgaagtatacagtatgtactaaAGTTAGAACAGCCCAATTCAAACTgaaaaacttaacaaaaaataCCTAATAAATCTGCTTTTGaaagattttttcttttcccatttGAAACAGTCGAGCTAGTTTTTTAACTTCCAGCATCTCGTCCCTCCACTAGATTTTGCGTCTTTGTTTCAGGTTGAACTTCCTCCACACTCAAGCATACCCACTTTTGGGATTTAATATGAAATTGTGTTGCaggtttttaaagtttgaacctcctctccctttctttcctctccgcAGACCAAAAGCCAACAGGAAGAATCtgaggacgaggaggaagaggagaaccCCCCGCAGTGAAAGCTGAAGAATAGCCGCTCGTCTCGTCCGACTTTCCGTTCAATGTCTTCTGCATGAAGTGACTCTTCTCTTTACTCCTGCCCTgcttgagctttttttttcctttttttttctcagcctgTTTCCACGCTCCCCCTGGAACGGTACGTGGTGTACCCAGGGTTCTCTTGAATAGCTCGCTCGTGTAAGTTTAATGGAACATGTTAAATTAGCGGATCATCTTAAAGGCTCTTTGaggattcattttctgttgacttGTTCTCTGCCTGCAACTCTCACTGATT encodes:
- the cdc123 gene encoding cell division cycle protein 123 homolog, producing MKKEQVVNCQFSVWYPIFKKHTIKSLILPLPQNVIDYLLDDGTLVVSGSDHNTQQTNTNSDSDAEEDIQWSDDETTTTVTAPEFPEFTSKVQEAINALGGGVFPKLNWSAPRDANWIALNSSLQCCSLSEIFLLFKSSDFITHDLTQPFLKCSDQDSPDPVINYELVLRKWSELIPGGEFRCFVKENKLIAISQRDYTQYYQHILKQEEQICHAIHEFFSQHIQYNFPDEDFVFDVYRDSQGRVWLIDLNAFGEVTDSLLFSWEELTSGGIISQQQEGPAFRYTNSEVTVQPSPCLSYRIPRDFVDLSTGEDAYKLIDFLKLTKSQQEESEDEEEEENPPQ